One Candidatus Hydrogenedentota bacterium DNA window includes the following coding sequences:
- the pstC gene encoding phosphate ABC transporter permease subunit PstC has translation MKQDRFIAFILFLLSLSALSGLTLITVFIFKEGLPLILNTGVRDFFFSSNWEPTEGQFGILSMIVGSLAVTLGAMTIGAVFGLGMAIVLTQFCPPKLAAVMKPLIELLAGIPSVVYGFMGVVTIVPMIRTFLGGPGLSMLAASIVLGIMVLPTVTSISIDALKAVPRAYWEGSLALGATKWQTTHMLMLKAAGSGILAAIILGMGRALGETMAVIMVAGNALEMSGNPLDPVRTLTSNIALEMGYATGHHREALFATGVTLFVFIMIFNTIALVISRRSAGKRGRS, from the coding sequence ATGAAACAAGACCGATTCATAGCCTTTATTTTGTTTTTACTATCCTTGTCCGCGCTGTCAGGCTTAACGCTGATCACCGTGTTTATTTTTAAAGAAGGGCTGCCGCTCATTTTGAACACGGGTGTACGAGACTTCTTCTTCTCCTCAAACTGGGAACCTACGGAAGGTCAGTTCGGTATTTTATCCATGATCGTAGGTTCATTAGCCGTTACCTTGGGCGCCATGACGATTGGCGCCGTTTTCGGTCTGGGAATGGCAATCGTTTTAACCCAATTCTGTCCGCCGAAACTGGCGGCGGTCATGAAACCGCTCATAGAATTGCTGGCCGGGATCCCCTCTGTCGTCTATGGTTTCATGGGCGTGGTCACCATTGTCCCCATGATACGCACGTTTTTGGGCGGTCCGGGCTTGTCTATGCTGGCAGCTTCGATTGTGCTGGGGATTATGGTCTTGCCTACGGTAACGAGCATCTCCATTGACGCCTTGAAGGCGGTGCCGCGCGCCTATTGGGAGGGTTCACTAGCCTTGGGCGCGACGAAATGGCAAACTACCCATATGTTAATGTTGAAAGCGGCAGGCTCCGGAATTTTGGCTGCGATTATTCTTGGTATGGGCCGCGCTTTGGGCGAGACTATGGCCGTTATCATGGTGGCAGGCAATGCCTTGGAAATGTCCGGCAATCCTTTGGATCCGGTGCGAACGTTGACCAGTAATATCGCGTTGGAAATGGGATATGCCACAGGGCACCATCGTGAAGCCCTCTTTGCCACGGGCGTAACTTTGTTCGTTTTCATCATGATCTTTAATACCATTGCCTTGGTCATATCCCGCCGCAGCGCCGGAAAGAGGGGACGTTCATGA
- a CDS encoding Gfo/Idh/MocA family oxidoreductase: MKKEITRRQFVGSSLALGAGFLLPTIIPGSVWGQQGNTSPNNLISIACIGVGGMGMDNMSKFLTLPDCRVVAVCDAYEDRRKKAKEVVDAKYGDSGCAMYADFREVLARPDIDAVMIAAQDHWHAIMATEAAKAGKDLYCEKPLGVSIEQSRAIVDAVRKHERVLQTGTWQRSLDRFQRACALVRNGYLGKVHTVEVAASGPSYVPKYKGSLDPQPVPEGFDWEMWRGPAPAEPYNPGRVDWPDWYLIFDYCTGFISNWGVHHLDIANWGCPQIATTPFELECDETFRNEGFTNNSNGWNATFTYADDFKMIFKDKEQMKAGARFISDEGWIYIDRSGLWSEPASLINTKFKDSDDLLTDSINHGGNFLECIRSRKDPVSNVDSAHQASCLGMLADIAGRLETKLSWDPATESFKNNDEANAMLHREMHNGWSI, encoded by the coding sequence ATGAAGAAGGAAATCACGCGTCGCCAGTTTGTTGGGAGTTCCCTTGCCTTAGGAGCGGGGTTTTTGCTTCCCACCATTATTCCCGGGTCTGTCTGGGGACAGCAGGGTAATACTTCGCCGAACAATTTGATTTCCATTGCCTGCATCGGAGTCGGCGGTATGGGCATGGACAATATGAGCAAATTCCTTACGCTGCCCGATTGTCGGGTCGTGGCGGTTTGCGACGCCTATGAAGACCGCAGAAAGAAAGCCAAAGAAGTTGTCGACGCCAAATATGGTGATTCAGGCTGCGCCATGTATGCTGATTTCCGGGAAGTGCTGGCAAGACCCGATATCGACGCCGTCATGATCGCCGCACAAGACCATTGGCACGCCATCATGGCAACCGAAGCCGCCAAAGCAGGCAAAGACCTTTATTGCGAAAAACCCCTCGGCGTCTCAATCGAACAATCCCGCGCCATTGTGGATGCCGTCCGCAAGCATGAGCGCGTCCTTCAGACCGGAACGTGGCAGCGTTCTCTCGATAGATTTCAACGTGCCTGTGCGCTCGTACGCAACGGTTATTTGGGCAAAGTACACACCGTAGAAGTGGCGGCATCCGGCCCCAGTTATGTCCCCAAATACAAAGGATCCTTAGATCCGCAGCCCGTTCCCGAAGGCTTTGATTGGGAAATGTGGCGTGGTCCCGCTCCTGCCGAACCTTATAATCCCGGCCGTGTGGATTGGCCCGATTGGTATCTCATTTTCGATTATTGCACCGGCTTCATTTCGAATTGGGGCGTCCATCATCTTGACATTGCGAACTGGGGATGTCCGCAAATTGCTACGACGCCCTTCGAATTGGAATGTGACGAGACCTTCCGCAATGAAGGCTTTACCAATAATTCCAACGGTTGGAACGCCACATTCACCTATGCTGACGACTTTAAGATGATCTTCAAAGACAAAGAACAGATGAAAGCAGGCGCTCGTTTTATCAGCGATGAAGGATGGATCTATATAGACCGCTCCGGTCTCTGGTCCGAGCCTGCTTCCTTAATAAACACCAAATTCAAAGACAGCGATGACCTCTTAACCGATTCCATTAATCACGGCGGCAACTTCTTAGAGTGCATCCGCAGCCGCAAAGATCCCGTTTCCAATGTGGACTCTGCCCATCAGGCATCCTGCTTGGGCATGCTGGCAGATATTGCGGGCCGCCTCGAAACAAAATTGTCGTGGGATCCCGCCACGGAGTCCTTTAAGAACAATGACGAAGCCAACGCTATGCTTCATCGTGAGATGCACAACGGATGGTCGATATGA
- a CDS encoding TIM barrel protein gives MRYAPFLPLKIMLVVVLSLWLVPQALAQQPFGWTVGPTAWTFKSFTFFEAVEKTAALGMAHIEAFEGQLLMPGADTKLAPGIADDAVAALHAKLNDAKVHLINIYIHRIPNDDTACREIFEFAKKLGVSAIVSEPEPEALDLIEGYCDSYGINVALHNHPEGSSRYWHPDVIMEVLEGRGPRLGACADTGHWLRSGLNPTAMVRILGKRLMTVHMKDLDAAKRDANDVPWGEGCGELDKVLEELAACGAVPLLFGIEYEADWQNNMPQVAASHKWFAETAQKIAGEMTRSDPLFVGWASADITPDQPVAIIGQYNTRLSEGAIDPITLTALALETRFEQGAKEEAVLVSCDLCFVDNATVNKIRAAIKPRIPDFDPNKLVVSATHTHDGPGLDDATYEGVYDISGAPDAMTASEYGAFFVEKAADTIVAAWESRSAAGVSWALGHAVVGINRRVQYFDGKTVMYGDTNREEFMGFEGSADSGLPLLFFWTPEKELTGVLVNLPCPSQETESLLQLSADFWHEIRGNLRQRLGSGLYILPQCSAAGDISPHRTIRKAAEEAMLKRKGISYREEVAFRVANAIDEVLPGAREEIQFEIPMQHRLLLLDLPEKDPPTPPFIKGDSVKPTEIHALRIGEIAMATFPFEYYLDYGLRIQARAKAILTLTVQLANGQSGYLPTEEAIKGGGYSAENYLVTPEGGQLMVDEVVPALNMFWP, from the coding sequence ATGAGATATGCACCTTTCCTTCCCTTAAAAATAATGCTTGTTGTGGTGTTGAGCCTTTGGCTTGTTCCACAAGCCTTGGCTCAACAGCCCTTCGGCTGGACTGTAGGCCCCACGGCGTGGACTTTCAAATCCTTTACTTTTTTTGAGGCCGTTGAAAAAACCGCGGCCCTCGGCATGGCGCACATTGAAGCCTTCGAAGGTCAGCTGTTGATGCCGGGCGCTGACACGAAACTTGCTCCCGGTATCGCTGATGATGCTGTTGCCGCCCTTCACGCCAAACTCAACGATGCAAAAGTACACTTAATCAACATCTATATCCATCGCATTCCCAACGATGACACGGCGTGCCGTGAGATATTCGAGTTTGCGAAAAAGCTAGGCGTGTCTGCCATCGTCTCCGAACCGGAACCGGAAGCCTTGGATCTCATCGAAGGGTATTGCGACAGCTACGGCATTAACGTTGCCCTGCACAACCACCCCGAAGGCAGCTCCCGCTATTGGCATCCCGATGTCATCATGGAAGTCCTTGAAGGGCGCGGGCCGAGACTGGGCGCTTGTGCGGATACAGGGCACTGGTTACGTTCAGGATTGAATCCGACCGCTATGGTACGCATCCTCGGCAAACGGTTAATGACCGTACACATGAAAGACTTAGACGCTGCCAAACGTGACGCCAATGATGTGCCCTGGGGCGAAGGCTGCGGAGAATTGGACAAGGTCTTGGAAGAATTGGCAGCATGTGGAGCCGTACCGCTCCTCTTCGGTATCGAATATGAAGCGGACTGGCAAAACAATATGCCTCAGGTTGCCGCCTCCCACAAGTGGTTTGCCGAGACAGCGCAGAAAATAGCGGGGGAGATGACCCGCTCCGATCCGCTCTTTGTCGGCTGGGCGTCTGCCGATATCACTCCTGATCAGCCTGTGGCGATCATTGGTCAATACAACACGCGCCTTTCCGAGGGAGCTATTGATCCGATCACCTTAACCGCCTTAGCATTGGAAACCCGCTTTGAACAGGGCGCCAAAGAAGAAGCGGTTTTGGTGTCCTGTGACTTATGTTTTGTCGATAATGCGACGGTTAATAAGATCCGCGCTGCCATTAAGCCCCGAATCCCCGACTTTGATCCCAACAAATTGGTCGTCAGCGCCACGCACACCCATGACGGTCCCGGTCTGGATGATGCCACCTATGAGGGCGTCTATGATATTTCAGGCGCGCCCGATGCCATGACCGCATCGGAATATGGCGCGTTTTTTGTGGAGAAAGCTGCAGATACCATTGTCGCCGCCTGGGAAAGCCGCTCCGCAGCGGGAGTAAGCTGGGCGCTTGGTCATGCCGTCGTCGGGATCAACCGACGTGTACAGTATTTTGACGGTAAAACGGTCATGTACGGCGATACAAACCGAGAAGAGTTCATGGGCTTTGAAGGCAGTGCCGATTCCGGATTACCGCTCCTCTTCTTCTGGACACCGGAAAAAGAACTAACCGGCGTCTTGGTCAATCTGCCGTGTCCTTCGCAAGAAACGGAATCGCTCTTGCAATTATCCGCCGATTTTTGGCATGAAATCAGGGGAAATCTGAGACAGCGTCTCGGCTCAGGGCTCTACATATTACCGCAATGTTCCGCTGCAGGCGATATTTCTCCCCACCGCACCATACGCAAGGCGGCGGAGGAAGCCATGCTGAAACGTAAAGGTATTTCTTACCGTGAAGAAGTGGCATTTCGTGTTGCCAACGCCATTGACGAGGTTTTGCCCGGCGCACGGGAAGAAATTCAGTTTGAGATTCCGATGCAGCATCGTCTCTTGCTTTTGGATCTGCCGGAAAAGGATCCGCCCACGCCGCCCTTTATTAAAGGGGACTCCGTGAAGCCTACGGAGATTCACGCGCTGCGCATCGGCGAAATCGCGATGGCGACTTTTCCCTTCGAGTATTATCTTGACTATGGATTACGCATTCAGGCGCGGGCAAAAGCCATTTTAACCCTTACCGTACAACTGGCAAATGGTCAAAGCGGTTATTTGCCCACGGAAGAAGCAATTAAAGGCGGCGGCTACAGCGCCGAAAATTATCTTGTAACACCTGAAGGCGGTCAGCTCATGGTCGACGAAGTGGTACCTGCGCTCAACATGTTTTGGCCGTGA
- a CDS encoding phosphate ABC transporter ATP-binding protein: protein MTSKHPDTIIEVKNLSVYLGDKCMLNDITLDIRRNERLAIIGPANSGKTTFLRCLNRLNDLRDDFKRTGQILLEGKDIYGPGVDVARLRRRVGMVYAVPGPLPWSIYENIVYGPKLAGVRSRDRLNELVETSLKAVALWEEVKDRLGLPAYNLSGGQQQRLCIARVLALEPDVLVLDEPCSALDPISTAKIEDALLELKSSHAIVLVTNNTRQAARASDKTAFFLMGNLIEVHNTGRLFTNPADQRTNDYLVGQYG from the coding sequence ATGACGAGCAAGCATCCCGATACAATTATAGAGGTCAAAAACCTTTCGGTATATCTTGGTGACAAGTGCATGTTAAATGACATTACGCTGGATATACGCAGGAATGAGCGGTTGGCGATCATCGGTCCCGCGAATAGTGGGAAGACGACTTTTCTGCGCTGTCTAAACAGGCTGAACGATTTAAGAGATGATTTCAAGCGCACCGGACAAATCCTTCTTGAAGGGAAAGATATTTATGGGCCCGGAGTGGATGTGGCACGGTTGCGCAGGAGAGTGGGCATGGTCTATGCCGTACCGGGCCCCCTGCCTTGGTCGATTTATGAGAATATTGTTTACGGTCCAAAACTCGCAGGAGTGCGGTCGCGGGATCGATTGAATGAGTTGGTAGAAACTTCTTTGAAAGCTGTGGCGCTGTGGGAAGAAGTCAAAGACCGGCTCGGCCTGCCGGCATACAATCTGTCCGGTGGTCAACAACAACGACTGTGTATCGCACGGGTTCTTGCCTTGGAACCGGATGTGTTGGTGCTCGATGAGCCATGCTCAGCCTTGGATCCCATTTCTACGGCCAAAATCGAAGATGCGCTTTTGGAACTCAAATCGAGTCATGCTATTGTTTTAGTTACGAATAATACCCGTCAAGCGGCACGGGCCTCCGATAAAACCGCCTTCTTTTTAATGGGGAACCTTATCGAAGTGCATAATACAGGGCGGTTGTTTACAAACCCTGCCGATCAACGTACCAATGATTATCTTGTCGGTCAATATGGATAA
- the pstB gene encoding phosphate ABC transporter ATP-binding protein, which yields MNSKINTRGLNLYYGDFHALKDITFQIKAQTITAIIGPSGCGKSTLLRCFNRMNELDREVRIEGGIFLDGEDIYSQGIDLIRLRQRVGMVFQRPNPFPLSVHENVSYGLRVHQTKKRKEMDEVVEHSLRATFLWDEVKDNLNGPALALSPEQQQRLCISRLIAIEPEVLLMDEPCSALDPIATGHIEDLMRDLAERYTIVIVTHNMQQASRVSKYSAFMLLGELIEFATTAHIFENPTDKRTENYVSGHYG from the coding sequence GTGAATAGCAAAATAAATACACGTGGTTTAAATCTGTATTACGGCGACTTTCACGCGCTCAAAGATATTACTTTCCAAATTAAAGCGCAAACGATTACCGCCATTATAGGACCCTCCGGCTGTGGGAAATCAACGCTGCTGCGCTGTTTCAACCGCATGAATGAGTTGGATCGCGAAGTGCGCATAGAAGGCGGTATATTTCTCGATGGAGAGGATATTTACAGCCAGGGAATCGATCTTATACGCTTGCGGCAGCGGGTGGGTATGGTCTTTCAACGACCGAACCCCTTTCCCCTGTCCGTACACGAAAACGTATCGTATGGACTGCGTGTGCATCAGACTAAAAAACGCAAAGAAATGGATGAGGTGGTAGAGCATAGTTTGCGCGCTACCTTCTTGTGGGACGAAGTCAAAGACAATTTGAATGGACCTGCCCTCGCTTTATCTCCCGAACAACAACAACGACTCTGTATTTCTCGGCTCATCGCTATTGAACCGGAAGTCTTGCTTATGGATGAACCCTGTTCTGCCTTGGATCCCATCGCAACCGGCCACATTGAAGATCTCATGCGTGATTTGGCGGAACGGTACACCATCGTAATCGTAACGCATAATATGCAACAGGCTTCCCGAGTCTCAAAATATTCAGCCTTTATGTTATTGGGCGAATTAATCGAATTCGCCACGACAGCACATATTTTTGAAAATCCGACAGATAAACGAACAGAAAACTATGTATCTGGTCATTATGGATAA
- a CDS encoding phosphomannomutase/phosphoglucomutase produces the protein MNPEIFREYDIRGIVGDDADINEEVMERLGMAFAAYLRGKKKYNRVVIARDGRLSGKSLSNAVIDGLTACGLDVIDLGMVPTPVLYYGLQTLEVDGGLMLTASHNPKNYNGMKVAVGKGTIFGAEIQKLGAIAQKGVFPLSKKKSVTITRMNLCDKYIARVRRGISLQRKLKVVVDAGNGVGGLVAVPLYEALGCEVIPLYCEVDGNFPNHHPDPTKEENLQHLIRAVKKHKADVGIGFDGDVDRLGGCDERGKMLAGDRLLTLFARDILQQKPGSVILGEVKCSRSFYEDVEKRGGKSIMWRTGHSHIKAAMKKFNAQLAGELSGHIFFKHRWYGFDDAIYGGARLLELLAKEDKALSEHFVDFPNRFATPEIEFNCPDNKKFKVVKQATDYFKKTLKLDVVTIDGARIEFPDGWGLLRASNTAPKLVMRVEADTRKRMKEIEALVRDKVLELNG, from the coding sequence ATTAATCCGGAAATTTTTCGTGAATATGATATTCGGGGTATTGTGGGTGATGATGCGGATATCAATGAAGAGGTGATGGAACGTCTGGGCATGGCTTTTGCCGCTTACTTGCGCGGCAAGAAAAAATACAACCGCGTTGTCATCGCCCGCGACGGACGCCTTTCCGGTAAAAGCCTTTCCAATGCCGTTATTGACGGACTCACCGCCTGCGGTCTCGACGTCATCGACCTGGGCATGGTGCCGACACCTGTGCTCTATTATGGATTACAAACCTTGGAAGTGGACGGCGGCCTCATGCTCACTGCCAGTCACAATCCCAAAAACTATAATGGAATGAAGGTTGCCGTTGGCAAGGGGACCATTTTCGGCGCAGAGATTCAAAAGCTCGGCGCTATAGCGCAAAAGGGTGTTTTCCCTCTATCTAAAAAGAAGAGCGTGACCATTACGCGCATGAATCTTTGCGACAAATATATTGCGCGCGTTCGTCGGGGCATATCCCTGCAACGCAAACTGAAAGTCGTCGTCGATGCGGGCAACGGCGTGGGCGGCTTGGTAGCAGTACCGCTTTATGAGGCGCTGGGCTGTGAAGTGATCCCCTTATACTGCGAGGTGGACGGCAATTTCCCGAATCATCATCCTGACCCGACGAAAGAAGAAAATCTGCAGCATCTCATCCGTGCCGTTAAAAAACATAAGGCTGATGTGGGCATCGGTTTCGACGGCGACGTGGACCGTCTCGGCGGCTGCGACGAACGGGGCAAGATGCTTGCAGGCGATCGACTCCTCACCCTCTTCGCACGGGATATACTCCAGCAAAAACCGGGTTCGGTCATTTTAGGCGAAGTCAAATGCAGCCGCAGCTTCTATGAGGATGTGGAGAAACGGGGCGGTAAATCGATTATGTGGCGTACCGGCCATTCCCATATCAAAGCGGCCATGAAAAAGTTTAACGCACAACTTGCCGGCGAATTGAGCGGCCACATTTTCTTTAAACATCGTTGGTATGGTTTCGATGACGCCATCTACGGCGGCGCACGACTGCTCGAACTCTTGGCCAAAGAAGATAAGGCGCTGAGTGAACATTTCGTTGATTTTCCCAATCGTTTTGCCACGCCTGAAATCGAGTTTAATTGCCCCGACAACAAAAAGTTTAAGGTAGTCAAGCAAGCGACGGACTATTTTAAAAAGACCTTAAAACTGGATGTGGTCACCATCGACGGCGCACGCATTGAATTCCCCGACGGTTGGGGTCTGCTGCGCGCCTCCAATACGGCGCCCAAACTGGTCATGCGCGTGGAAGCGGACACCAGAAAGCGGATGAAAGAAATTGAGGCGCTCGTACGGGATAAAGTGTTAGAGCTGAACGGCTAG
- the def gene encoding peptide deformylase, protein MLPLFLLLLIELPYNETLETETVMAIMKITEYPDAPLREKASAVDRFDKNLLRLVDDMIETMFFSDGVGLAAPQVGISKQLLVLCEPDGDPLCLVNPEIVEMEGKEYGNEGCLSLPNLLASAPRATRIRVRAQDETGAPVEFEAHDFLARIIQHEYDHLQGKLFPDRLDVMTREALYAEWEEMKRNPSAFADLSK, encoded by the coding sequence ATGCTTCCTCTTTTCTTGTTGTTACTCATTGAGCTGCCTTATAATGAGACCTTAGAAACGGAGACTGTTATGGCGATCATGAAAATTACTGAATATCCCGATGCACCCTTACGCGAAAAAGCGAGTGCTGTGGATCGTTTCGATAAAAACCTGCTGCGATTAGTGGATGATATGATTGAAACCATGTTTTTCAGTGATGGCGTAGGTCTTGCCGCGCCGCAAGTGGGTATCAGCAAACAACTTTTGGTACTCTGCGAGCCTGACGGCGATCCGCTCTGCCTTGTCAATCCTGAAATCGTCGAGATGGAAGGCAAAGAATATGGAAACGAAGGCTGCCTAAGCCTGCCCAACCTCTTAGCAAGCGCACCCCGCGCCACACGCATCCGCGTCCGTGCCCAAGACGAAACCGGCGCCCCTGTCGAATTTGAGGCCCATGACTTTTTAGCACGCATCATTCAACATGAATACGACCATTTGCAAGGCAAGCTCTTCCCCGATCGTTTGGATGTGATGACACGGGAGGCGCTCTATGCGGAGTGGGAAGAAATGAAACGCAACCCCTCCGCTTTCGCAGACCTGTCTAAATGA
- the recR gene encoding recombination protein RecR: MFIESPVVQRMINALRRLPGVGRKTAERYCLHLLTMAPSEVEDFCDAIGTGRAAITWCPSCRNLTDETPCSICSDPRRDQSLLCIVERPVGAMALEKGGAYRGLYHVLHGVLNPLEGIGPDDLHIDQLLQRIEAGSFKEVIIATNATAEGEVTAAYLAKRIGALHIKVSRIAHGVPMGGGLEYADDMTLIRALDGRALIS; this comes from the coding sequence ATGTTTATCGAATCGCCTGTTGTACAACGTATGATCAATGCTTTGCGCCGCCTGCCCGGGGTAGGCCGCAAAACAGCAGAACGCTATTGCCTGCACCTATTGACCATGGCTCCTTCCGAGGTGGAAGACTTTTGTGATGCTATCGGCACGGGTCGCGCGGCAATTACCTGGTGTCCTTCCTGCCGCAATTTAACCGATGAAACACCCTGTTCCATTTGCAGCGATCCGCGCCGCGATCAAAGTCTCTTGTGTATCGTAGAACGGCCTGTAGGCGCCATGGCGCTTGAGAAGGGCGGAGCGTATCGGGGCCTTTATCACGTGCTCCACGGCGTATTGAACCCTTTAGAAGGGATCGGTCCCGACGACCTCCATATTGATCAGCTGCTGCAACGCATCGAAGCGGGCAGCTTCAAAGAAGTAATCATCGCAACAAACGCCACTGCGGAAGGCGAGGTAACCGCGGCCTATCTTGCCAAACGTATTGGCGCGTTACACATTAAAGTGAGCCGGATCGCCCACGGCGTGCCCATGGGCGGGGGATTGGAATATGCCGATGATATGACCCTCATCCGCGCATTGGACGGCCGCGCCCTCATTTCCTGA
- the pstA gene encoding phosphate ABC transporter permease PstA: MRRISPIVMQRIAVTFLWSLTMITIGILLYIICFILLKGLPQLSWEFLSQSPKSMGRGGGIFPMIVGTFMVAGLAVLIAAPLGVGTAVFLTEYTRENKLTFIIRFGADCLAGIPSIIYGLFGFVFFGIYLGMGLSVLSGALTLALMVLPTIIRTAEEAILSVPYAYREASYGLGSTRWQMVTRVVLPSALPGIGTGIVLSLGRSISETAAVMLTAGSALRLPRSIFDSSRTLALHFYILVREGLSVDKAYATAAVLIIIILILNGLAYWLMKRFVGRGGS; the protein is encoded by the coding sequence ATGAGACGGATTTCCCCCATAGTTATGCAGCGTATCGCTGTTACTTTCTTGTGGTCTCTTACGATGATAACCATCGGTATTTTGCTGTATATCATCTGTTTCATATTGCTGAAGGGGTTGCCCCAATTGTCTTGGGAGTTTCTGAGCCAATCGCCCAAAAGCATGGGACGGGGCGGCGGCATTTTCCCGATGATAGTCGGCACCTTTATGGTGGCAGGCTTGGCTGTGCTCATTGCCGCGCCTTTAGGGGTCGGCACAGCAGTCTTTCTGACAGAATATACACGGGAGAATAAACTCACCTTTATCATTCGATTTGGCGCCGATTGTCTGGCAGGAATCCCGTCCATTATTTACGGCTTATTCGGCTTCGTGTTTTTTGGCATTTATTTGGGCATGGGCCTCAGCGTACTCTCCGGCGCGTTGACCTTGGCGCTCATGGTGCTCCCCACCATTATACGTACGGCGGAAGAAGCCATTCTCTCGGTTCCCTATGCCTACCGTGAGGCAAGCTACGGTTTGGGCAGCACCCGTTGGCAAATGGTTACCCGCGTTGTGCTTCCCTCCGCTTTGCCGGGTATTGGTACCGGAATTGTATTGTCTTTGGGGCGCAGTATTAGTGAAACAGCTGCCGTCATGTTGACTGCAGGTTCTGCGCTGCGTTTGCCCCGGTCTATATTCGATTCATCCCGCACCCTTGCGCTTCACTTTTATATTTTAGTCAGGGAAGGCCTGTCTGTAGATAAAGCCTATGCCACAGCCGCTGTGTTGATTATCATTATCTTAATTTTAAACGGCTTGGCGTACTGGTTGATGAAACGTTTTGTAGGAAGAGGCGGTTCATGA
- a CDS encoding phosphate transport system regulatory protein PhoU, whose protein sequence is MSRHLLAEIERLKTRILELSDMVEQSVHQAVKSLQDGDKDTAQAVIDNDSAIDLAEVDIEEECQKILALHQPVAHDLRFIIAVLKINTELERIGDAAVS, encoded by the coding sequence ATGTCTAGGCATCTTCTTGCAGAAATTGAAAGACTCAAAACAAGAATACTCGAATTGAGTGATATGGTAGAACAATCCGTTCATCAAGCGGTAAAATCGCTTCAAGACGGAGATAAAGATACAGCCCAAGCAGTGATTGACAACGATAGTGCAATCGATTTGGCGGAAGTAGACATTGAAGAAGAGTGTCAAAAGATACTGGCATTGCATCAACCTGTGGCGCATGACCTGCGCTTTATCATTGCCGTTCTAAAGATCAATACAGAGTTGGAACGTATAGGCGATGCGGCCGTCAGTAT
- a CDS encoding phosphate ABC transporter substrate-binding protein gives MGSTSIQPFAEALSEVYLSDNPEDNVEVQGGGSTAGLQAVRNGLADICMCSRSLSESEAEFFTSQVIAQDGFAIVVNPNNPVENLSMKELQLIFAGAIDNWKQVGGEDYPIRPITREEGSGTRESFVQLVMGTEKISRKALTQESNGAVRELVKGDKAAIGYMSLNMTGPELKKVKVDQVAPTPEAVQSGQYRLVRPFYFVTLGPLRPEAEPFFEFVLSDEGQTILESEGLVRNP, from the coding sequence ATGGGCTCAACCTCGATACAACCTTTTGCCGAGGCTTTATCTGAGGTCTATTTGTCGGATAATCCCGAGGACAACGTCGAAGTTCAAGGCGGCGGCTCCACAGCAGGCTTGCAAGCAGTGCGAAACGGCTTGGCCGACATTTGCATGTGTTCGCGCTCACTGAGCGAATCGGAAGCAGAATTCTTCACAAGCCAGGTTATCGCACAAGATGGTTTCGCTATCGTTGTAAATCCCAATAATCCTGTCGAAAATCTCAGTATGAAAGAGTTACAGCTAATTTTCGCCGGCGCTATTGATAACTGGAAGCAAGTAGGCGGTGAGGACTACCCAATTCGCCCCATTACACGGGAAGAAGGTTCGGGCACCCGAGAGAGCTTTGTGCAGCTCGTCATGGGCACTGAAAAGATTTCCCGTAAAGCCTTGACGCAAGAATCCAACGGTGCCGTCCGCGAATTGGTTAAAGGCGATAAAGCCGCTATTGGATATATGTCTTTAAATATGACGGGGCCCGAATTAAAGAAAGTGAAGGTGGATCAGGTGGCTCCTACACCTGAAGCGGTACAGTCAGGTCAGTACCGCCTTGTCCGCCCCTTCTATTTTGTTACTTTAGGCCCGTTGCGCCCTGAAGCGGAACCGTTTTTTGAGTTCGTTCTCTCCGATGAGGGACAGACCATATTGGAATCTGAAGGGCTTGTGCGTAATCCATGA